Proteins from a single region of Theobroma cacao cultivar B97-61/B2 chromosome 10, Criollo_cocoa_genome_V2, whole genome shotgun sequence:
- the LOC18585844 gene encoding leucoanthocyanidin dioxygenase, which produces MNTVQDWPEPIIRVQSLSESGLPIIPERYIKPAPDRPSFIDPEDCDANIPIIDLTGLSGDEACNLPATTLDLISLACREWGFFQVVNHGVSPVLMDQARETWRSFFHLPMEIKQAYANSPKTYEGYGSRLGIEKGAILDWSDYYFLHYLPLTLKDYKKWPASPDSCREVIDEYGKEVVKLCGRIMKVLSMNLGLREDHLQNEFGGENFGACLRVNFYPKCPQPDLALGLSSHSDPGGLTLLLPDHEVPGLQVRKDGKWITVKPAKHAFIVNIGDQIQVLSNANYKSVEHRVIVNSAMERVSLAFFYNPKSDIPIKPVEELVSADNPALYSPMTFDEYRLFIRLRGPKGKSQVESRKSPR; this is translated from the exons ATGAACACTGTACAAGACTGGCCTGAACCAATCATCCGAGTCCAATCTTTATCCGAAAGTGGCCTACCAATCATTCCAGAAAGATACATCAAGCCAGCCCCCGATAGGCCTTCCTTCATAGACCCTGAAGACTGTGATGCTAATATTCCGATAATTGACCTCACAGGCTTATCAGGGGACGAAGCCTGCAACCTCCCTGCCACCACTCTGGACCTAATTTCTTTGGCCTGTCGAGAGTGGGGATTCTTCCAGGTCGTGAACCATGGGGTTAGCCCTGTGTTAATGGACCAAGCAAGAGAAACCTGGCGTAGCTTTTTCCATTTGCCTATGGAGATTAAGCAAGCTTATGCCAACTCCCCCAAGACTTACGAAGGTTATGGTAGCAGGTTAGGAATCGAGAAAGGAGCCATTCTTGATTGGAGTGATTACTACTTTCTTCACTATCTTCCATTAACTCTCAAGGACTATAAAAAATGGCCTGCCTCTCCTGATTCCTGCAG AGAAGTAATTGATGAGTATGGGAAGGAAGTGGTGAAGTTATGTGGGAGAATAATGAAGGTTCTGTCGATGAACCTTGGGTTGAGAGAGGACCATCTACAGAATGAATTTGGTGGGGAAAATTTTGGGGCATGCCTAAGGGTGAACTTTTATCCAAAGTGTCCACAGCCTGATCTGGCCCTTGGTTTATCATCCCACTCGGACCCTGGTGGCTTGACCCTTCTCTTACCGGACCATGAAGTCCCCGGCCTTCAGGTCCGGAAAGATGGCAAGTGGATCACCGTCAAGCCTGCCAAGCATGCCTTCATAGTAAACATCGGCGATCAAATTCAG GTTCTAAGCAATGCAAATTACAAGAGTGTTGAGCATAGAGTGATAGTGAATTCAGCCATGGAAAGGGTATCATTGGCCTTCTTTTACAATCCAAAGAGTGACATACCCATCAAACCGGTGGAAGAGCTGGTTTCAGCAGACAATCCTGCACTGTATTCACCCATGACATTTGATGAATACAGACTTTTCATCAGATTAAGGGGTCCCAAAGGCAAATCCCAAGTGGAATCTCGAAAGTCTCCAAGATGA